In one window of Hymenobacter nivis DNA:
- a CDS encoding helix-turn-helix domain-containing protein, translating into MRRRAQVILGHHRGATVQQLATLFAVGYNTVGIWLRRWQELGLAGLAEGQRSGRPPKLPPAVKKSSDLAGYGHPAIARVAS; encoded by the coding sequence ATGCGGCGGCGTGCCCAAGTTATTTTGGGACACCACCGCGGGGCGACCGTTCAGCAATTGGCCACTTTGTTTGCCGTGGGCTATAATACGGTCGGTATCTGGCTGCGCCGCTGGCAGGAGCTGGGCTTGGCCGGGCTGGCCGAGGGCCAGCGGTCGGGCCGCCCGCCGAAACTCCCACCAGCAGTAAAAAAAAGTAGCGACCTGGCTGGGTACGGCCACCCAGCAATTGCGCGCGTGGCTTCCTGA
- a CDS encoding IS630 family transposase has product MRAWLPDIRRGWGLKLSLSTLRRLARRAGYRWKRCRRSLKAQRDPVLFAAAQQHLHTLHQAEARGAVAVVYVDECRFSRQAPVPYAWQRRGQPPVGLPAVRGRGGHSVLGFWQAHAPHQPLEAYVREGSLTADLFVLAVNAFCHSLSGPTVLVLDNASIHKAHVVRACEAKWAAAGLTLFFLPAYSPELNHIELLWHRCKHYWVRPQDYATEQTLLQRLEHVLANVGNHYTITFA; this is encoded by the coding sequence TTGCGCGCGTGGCTTCCTGACATCCGCCGAGGCTGGGGCCTCAAGCTCAGCCTGAGCACGCTGCGCCGGCTGGCGCGCCGCGCCGGCTACCGCTGGAAGCGCTGCCGCAGGAGTCTGAAAGCGCAACGCGACCCGGTCTTGTTTGCCGCCGCCCAGCAGCACCTGCACACGTTGCACCAAGCCGAAGCCCGCGGCGCGGTGGCCGTGGTCTACGTCGATGAGTGCCGCTTCTCGCGCCAAGCCCCCGTGCCCTATGCCTGGCAACGGCGTGGGCAGCCCCCGGTGGGCCTGCCCGCCGTACGGGGGCGCGGGGGGCATTCGGTCCTGGGCTTCTGGCAGGCCCACGCCCCGCACCAGCCCCTGGAGGCCTACGTGCGGGAAGGCAGCCTGACGGCCGACTTATTTGTGCTGGCCGTCAACGCATTCTGCCACAGTCTAAGCGGCCCTACCGTGCTCGTACTCGACAATGCCTCCATTCACAAAGCGCACGTGGTGCGCGCTTGTGAAGCCAAGTGGGCAGCGGCCGGCCTGACACTCTTTTTCTTGCCCGCCTACAGCCCCGAACTCAACCACATCGAACTGCTCTGGCACCGCTGCAAGCACTATTGGGTTCGCCCCCAGGATTACGCCACGGAGCAAACCTTGCTACAACGCCTCGAACACGTGCTGGCAAACGTCGGTAATCACTACACGATTACTTTTGCATGA
- a CDS encoding integrase core domain-containing protein: MATSVYRQLLHDHQALRSQSRRGDCDDNAQAESLWSRLKTEVLELRERPVFADLADAQASVAIYFDYYNHERLHSSIAYQLPYHTHQQILQLNALNCPA; the protein is encoded by the coding sequence GTGGCAACGTCTGTCTACCGGCAACTGCTCCACGACCACCAGGCCCTGCGCTCGCAGAGCCGCCGGGGCGATTGCGACGACAATGCCCAGGCGGAAAGCTTATGGTCGCGCCTCAAAACAGAGGTGCTCGAGCTACGGGAGCGGCCCGTTTTTGCCGACCTGGCCGACGCCCAGGCCAGCGTGGCCATTTATTTTGACTACTATAATCACGAACGTTTGCACTCCAGCATCGCCTATCAACTGCCCTATCACACTCACCAACAGATTCTTCAACTTAATGCCCTAAACTGTCCAGCGTAA
- a CDS encoding transposase, with protein MKDSPPPTKRRRYDAAFRAGALRLAGESRSTQAAARALNIDPKRIYKWQQQALTPVAAARGAELDPATAAELRPLRAANQRQAQELDNLKKAIAIFSVTDSQ; from the coding sequence ATGAAAGACAGTCCCCCACCTACCAAACGTCGGCGTTACGATGCCGCCTTCCGGGCCGGAGCCCTGCGCCTGGCCGGTGAAAGCCGCTCGACTCAGGCCGCCGCGCGCGCCTTGAACATCGACCCCAAGCGCATTTACAAGTGGCAGCAGCAAGCGCTTACGCCGGTGGCGGCCGCCCGTGGGGCGGAGCTGGACCCAGCCACGGCGGCCGAATTGCGGCCGTTGCGGGCTGCCAATCAGCGGCAGGCCCAGGAGCTGGACAATTTAAAAAAAGCCATCGCCATCTTTTCCGTGACCGACAGCCAATGA
- a CDS encoding heavy metal-binding domain-containing protein, translated as MNKFLPYSLALASLTFTTSCSGNKSTETTTTPPTTAAATSDSTTAPASLATQYTCTMHPEVVTNHPGKCPKCGMDLVVKK; from the coding sequence ATGAATAAGTTCCTCCCCTACAGCCTGGCCCTGGCCAGCCTCACCTTCACCACCAGCTGCTCCGGCAACAAGAGCACTGAAACTACAACGACTCCCCCCACTACCGCGGCAGCAACCTCCGACAGCACTACCGCTCCCGCCAGCCTGGCTACGCAGTATACCTGCACCATGCATCCCGAAGTGGTGACCAACCATCCCGGCAAGTGCCCGAAGTGCGGCATGGATCTAGTGGTGAAAAAGTAG
- a CDS encoding IS701 family transposase: MKVTAQLYGQFLVSSQVNYTGTYLAEYLEGLSHDNVRYFLKTQRFTPRQRWQQVRPQVVLSARGYVLFDDTVLDKHHSRRIELVRRPYSGNAHGVIAGIGLVTCVYVNPETDQFWLIDYRLFAPDTDGKTNLDHVAGMLAQLTPRGISYRTVLMNSWYATTALFKWLLKEGKTFYYPLKSNRLVDESGGQQPYQPVAGLYWSVAEVEAGKTLKAKDMPKDCTLKLFRVLASPHRTDYLLINEAEPLNTAAAEQKSSVRWTMEQFHRELKQLPGVQAYQCRLARSQRNRLALAVRAWTRLKQAAYQTKQTVYQLKQGFLNEYMRHELRHPSLIFA; encoded by the coding sequence ATAAAAGTGACGGCACAACTGTACGGGCAGTTTTTGGTGAGCAGCCAGGTCAACTACACGGGCACGTACCTGGCCGAATACCTGGAGGGCCTCTCGCACGATAACGTGCGCTATTTTCTCAAAACCCAGCGCTTTACCCCGCGTCAGCGCTGGCAGCAGGTGCGCCCGCAGGTCGTGTTGAGCGCGCGGGGCTACGTCCTGTTTGACGATACGGTGCTCGACAAGCACCACAGCCGGCGCATCGAACTCGTACGCCGCCCGTACAGCGGCAACGCCCACGGCGTAATTGCCGGCATCGGCCTGGTCACCTGCGTGTACGTCAACCCGGAAACCGACCAGTTCTGGCTCATTGACTATCGCCTCTTCGCCCCCGACACCGACGGCAAGACCAACCTCGACCACGTAGCCGGGATGCTGGCCCAACTGACTCCGCGTGGCATCTCGTACCGCACGGTGCTGATGAACAGCTGGTACGCCACCACGGCCCTGTTCAAGTGGCTACTGAAAGAAGGCAAAACGTTTTACTACCCGCTGAAAAGCAACCGCCTCGTCGACGAGTCCGGCGGCCAGCAGCCCTACCAGCCCGTAGCCGGCCTGTACTGGTCGGTCGCGGAGGTGGAAGCCGGCAAAACCCTGAAAGCAAAGGATATGCCTAAAGACTGCACCCTGAAACTTTTCCGCGTACTAGCGTCCCCCCACCGGACGGACTACCTCCTCATCAACGAGGCCGAGCCCTTGAACACGGCTGCTGCTGAGCAAAAAAGCAGCGTCCGCTGGACGATGGAGCAGTTTCACCGCGAACTCAAGCAACTCCCCGGCGTGCAGGCCTACCAGTGCCGGCTGGCCCGCAGCCAGCGCAACCGCCTTGCCCTGGCCGTGCGCGCCTGGACCCGCCTCAAACAAGCCGCCTATCAAACCAAACAGACTGTCTATCAACTCAAACAAGGCTTTTTGAATGAGTATATGCGACATGAATTACGCCATCCATCGCTGATTTTTGCGTAA
- a CDS encoding efflux RND transporter periplasmic adaptor subunit, giving the protein MTNALQDKPWQTRWRPWLTLLLAGLLLGATACQQTKPDLDQTAKAAAYYTCPMHPQIHADAPGDCPICHMHLVAVAPPVAQKKPVVASAVYTCPMHPQVREKQPGSCPICGMDLVKTSARPAISQLPDTDLATNDLIITAQQLALGNIQIQTMGTGPTPATSIRQTDMPVPQTVLTGTVTANARRTESISSRVAGRVEKLYVRQTGQLLRRGAPLFSVYSEELQTLQREYLLALAQDLLVAEPTYRHFAEATAQKLRLLGVSGAQLRQLAQSGKPNPLVTYYSPRTGTVQTLAVVQGQYVAEGSPILTLTDLSSVWVEAQLYPAEANRLPLGQTVAVQVAGQAYPVRGKVVFRSPELSGSSQLTLARIEVANPAGRLQPGAQANVLLNNLPAAPATRPTVSAAVETALRVPPAAIIHNGAVSYVWKQTGERQFRRVRVRLGDGTSTTVPVLAGLQAGDAVVTTGAYLLESEFTLRQGAGDDHMSGMAM; this is encoded by the coding sequence ATGACTAATGCACTCCAAGACAAGCCCTGGCAAACCCGCTGGCGGCCGTGGCTAACGCTGCTGCTGGCCGGGCTGCTGCTCGGTGCAACGGCTTGCCAGCAAACCAAGCCTGACCTCGACCAAACCGCTAAGGCGGCGGCCTATTACACCTGCCCGATGCATCCGCAAATCCACGCCGATGCGCCGGGCGACTGCCCCATTTGCCACATGCACCTGGTGGCGGTGGCACCGCCCGTCGCCCAAAAGAAGCCGGTGGTGGCCTCGGCCGTGTACACCTGCCCCATGCACCCGCAGGTGCGCGAAAAGCAGCCCGGCAGCTGCCCCATCTGCGGTATGGACCTGGTGAAAACGTCGGCCCGCCCGGCCATCAGCCAGCTACCAGACACCGATTTAGCTACCAATGACCTTATTATCACGGCCCAGCAGCTGGCACTGGGTAATATTCAGATTCAGACGATGGGCACCGGCCCAACTCCCGCCACCAGCATTCGCCAAACCGATATGCCCGTGCCCCAGACCGTGCTGACGGGCACCGTAACGGCTAATGCCCGGCGCACCGAAAGCATCAGCAGCCGGGTGGCGGGCCGGGTCGAAAAGCTCTACGTGCGCCAGACCGGGCAGCTGCTGCGCCGGGGCGCGCCGCTATTTTCCGTGTACAGCGAGGAGCTGCAAACCCTACAGCGCGAGTACCTGCTGGCCCTGGCCCAGGACCTGCTGGTGGCCGAGCCCACCTACCGCCACTTCGCCGAGGCCACCGCCCAGAAGCTGCGCCTGCTGGGCGTGTCGGGCGCGCAGCTGCGGCAGCTGGCCCAAAGCGGCAAGCCCAACCCGCTGGTGACCTACTACAGCCCCCGCACCGGCACGGTGCAAACCCTGGCCGTGGTGCAGGGCCAGTACGTGGCCGAGGGTTCTCCCATCCTCACCCTCACCGATTTGAGCAGCGTGTGGGTAGAGGCCCAGCTCTACCCGGCCGAAGCCAATCGGCTACCCCTGGGCCAAACAGTGGCCGTGCAGGTGGCCGGCCAGGCCTACCCGGTGCGGGGCAAAGTCGTGTTCCGGAGCCCCGAGCTGAGCGGCAGCAGCCAGCTGACGCTGGCCCGCATTGAGGTGGCTAATCCCGCCGGCCGCCTCCAGCCCGGGGCCCAGGCCAACGTGCTACTCAACAACCTCCCGGCGGCCCCCGCCACTCGCCCCACGGTTTCGGCGGCGGTAGAAACGGCCCTTCGCGTGCCCCCGGCCGCCATTATCCACAACGGGGCCGTGAGCTACGTGTGGAAGCAAACCGGCGAGCGGCAGTTTCGGCGGGTGCGGGTGCGCCTGGGCGATGGCACCAGTACTACGGTACCGGTACTGGCCGGCCTGCAAGCCGGCGACGCGGTGGTAACCACCGGAGCCTACCTGCTGGAAAGCGAGTTTACCCTGCGCCAGGGAGCCGGCGATGACCACATGAGCGGCATGGCCATGTAG
- a CDS encoding efflux RND transporter periplasmic adaptor subunit produces MTRNLSNSPRRRNWPVRLLAPLLVLALLAGCHGQAHGPASQAPAQPVASSAAMQYTCPMHPQIVREVPGQCPICGMDLVPKVLNNNAAAAAPADLNQVSQAPNAAVLAAVATVRPTAEGAAADTLTLPGVVDYDPRRSRAVAARFGGRIEQLAVRFNYQPVRRGQKLLELYSPELVTAEQELIFLLENDAANAPLVAGARQKLRLLGLTNQQLADLARTRRPSYRVVIFSPYDGYVVESLTTAAPVPANGAAATGAMSAGTPSGPADNSAATQGQPQALSLTEGAYVSTGQTLFQVINTDQVWGLFQPTPAELGRLRPGQQLRVVAEGTSLPSRTARLDLVEPEFRTGASVAAVRVYLPNPQGRLRRGQRLTGQLVPTAAPAGTGSFWLPRTAVVDLGTRQVAFVRRGATFVPVAVQVGQRTASQVQVLRGLTGSEDVAANGQYLIDSEGFIQTSANAANPPAHD; encoded by the coding sequence ATGACCAGGAACTTGAGCAATAGCCCCCGCCGCCGCAACTGGCCCGTTCGGCTGCTGGCCCCGCTACTGGTACTGGCGCTGCTGGCCGGCTGCCACGGCCAGGCCCACGGGCCCGCGTCGCAGGCCCCCGCCCAACCGGTGGCCAGCTCGGCGGCCATGCAGTACACCTGCCCCATGCACCCCCAGATTGTGCGCGAGGTCCCCGGCCAGTGCCCCATCTGCGGCATGGACCTGGTGCCCAAAGTACTGAATAATAATGCCGCCGCCGCTGCGCCCGCCGACCTGAACCAGGTAAGCCAGGCCCCCAACGCCGCCGTGCTGGCGGCCGTGGCCACGGTGCGCCCCACCGCCGAGGGCGCGGCGGCCGATACCCTCACCCTGCCGGGCGTGGTGGACTACGACCCGCGCCGCAGCCGGGCCGTGGCGGCCCGCTTCGGCGGGCGCATCGAGCAGCTGGCGGTGCGCTTCAACTACCAGCCGGTGCGGCGGGGCCAGAAGCTGCTCGAACTCTACAGCCCCGAGCTGGTAACGGCCGAGCAGGAGCTGATTTTCCTGCTGGAAAACGACGCCGCCAACGCGCCGCTGGTGGCCGGGGCCCGGCAGAAGCTACGCCTGCTCGGCCTCACCAACCAGCAGCTCGCGGACCTGGCCCGCACGCGCCGGCCCAGCTACCGGGTAGTCATTTTCAGCCCTTACGATGGCTACGTGGTGGAAAGTCTAACAACTGCCGCGCCAGTTCCGGCCAACGGTGCCGCCGCTACCGGCGCCATGAGCGCCGGCACACCCAGCGGACCCGCGGATAATTCGGCGGCAACCCAGGGGCAGCCCCAGGCGCTCAGCCTCACGGAAGGAGCGTATGTGAGCACCGGCCAAACCCTGTTTCAGGTAATAAATACCGACCAGGTTTGGGGCTTATTTCAGCCCACACCGGCCGAGCTGGGCCGGCTGCGACCCGGCCAGCAATTGCGCGTGGTGGCCGAAGGCACCAGTCTGCCGTCCCGCACCGCGCGGCTCGATTTAGTGGAGCCCGAGTTCCGCACCGGGGCCAGCGTGGCGGCCGTGCGGGTGTACCTACCCAACCCGCAGGGCCGGCTGCGGCGCGGCCAGCGCCTGACCGGGCAGCTGGTGCCCACCGCCGCCCCGGCCGGGACCGGGAGCTTCTGGCTGCCCCGCACCGCCGTGGTAGACCTCGGTACCCGGCAGGTGGCCTTCGTGCGACGCGGGGCCACGTTCGTGCCGGTGGCCGTGCAGGTAGGCCAGCGCACCGCCAGCCAGGTGCAAGTGCTGCGCGGCCTCACCGGTTCCGAAGACGTGGCCGCCAATGGCCAGTACCTCATTGATAGCGAGGGATTTATTCAAACCTCCGCCAACGCCGCCAACCCGCCCGCCCATGACTAA
- a CDS encoding TolC family protein, which produces MVLPARAQQPRLPLDSVLRNVRQANPALRQYDARARAKDAAVAGASTWEPPKISAGYWMTPYNQRPIKEMNNGQGMGMQMVSVEQMLPNPAKQRAKRDYLASQAAVEQADQAASFNELRARARTLYYGRVVLEKKLKVLDESSELLDFLLKIAQARYPYNQTTLASIYQVQARVAQHGNDHARLYGQLRQHTIGLNTLMARDPEAEFAVDTLLPTSFAGPYPDTTALAARRSDVRRLDRSLAVVRLSQQVEASRRRPDFGVRYDHMNGIGNTPNQFSVMGMVTLPFAPWSAREYKANTAALGFEAQAVQQQRASLLNDAAGRISTLQSDLRVQREQLLNYEQGVLPALHKTYQVTLLAYQQNTAQLPAVVEALDAWLMARLQYLDTQYELMTLHVRYDQELEQ; this is translated from the coding sequence GTGGTCCTCCCGGCCCGTGCCCAGCAGCCCCGGCTGCCGCTCGATTCCGTGTTGCGCAACGTGCGGCAGGCCAACCCCGCCCTGCGCCAGTACGACGCCCGCGCCCGCGCCAAAGACGCCGCCGTGGCCGGGGCCAGCACCTGGGAGCCGCCCAAAATCAGCGCTGGCTACTGGATGACGCCCTACAACCAGCGGCCCATCAAGGAGATGAACAACGGCCAGGGCATGGGCATGCAAATGGTCTCGGTGGAGCAGATGCTGCCCAACCCGGCCAAGCAGCGCGCCAAGCGCGACTACCTGGCCAGCCAGGCCGCCGTGGAGCAGGCCGACCAGGCCGCCAGCTTCAACGAGCTGCGGGCCCGGGCCCGCACGCTGTACTACGGCCGCGTGGTGCTGGAAAAGAAGCTGAAAGTGCTGGACGAGAGCTCCGAGCTGCTCGATTTCCTGCTGAAAATTGCCCAGGCCCGCTACCCCTACAACCAGACCACGCTGGCCAGCATCTACCAGGTGCAGGCGCGGGTGGCCCAGCACGGCAACGACCACGCCCGGCTCTACGGCCAGTTGCGCCAGCACACCATCGGCCTGAACACCCTGATGGCCCGCGACCCCGAAGCCGAGTTTGCCGTGGATACCCTGCTGCCCACCAGCTTCGCCGGCCCGTACCCGGACACCACCGCCCTAGCCGCCCGCCGCTCCGACGTGCGCCGCCTCGACCGTAGCCTGGCCGTGGTGCGCCTCAGCCAGCAGGTGGAAGCCAGCCGCCGCCGGCCCGATTTTGGGGTGCGCTACGACCACATGAACGGCATCGGCAACACCCCCAACCAGTTTTCGGTGATGGGCATGGTCACGCTGCCCTTCGCGCCATGGTCGGCCCGCGAGTACAAGGCCAACACCGCCGCCCTGGGCTTTGAGGCCCAGGCCGTGCAGCAGCAGCGCGCCAGCCTGCTCAACGACGCGGCCGGCCGCATCAGCACCCTGCAATCGGACCTGCGGGTGCAGCGCGAGCAGCTGCTCAACTACGAGCAGGGCGTGCTGCCCGCCTTGCACAAAACCTACCAGGTCACGCTGCTGGCCTACCAACAAAACACCGCCCAGCTGCCCGCCGTGGTCGAAGCCCTCGATGCCTGGCTGATGGCCCGCCTGCAATACCTTGATACCCAATATGAACTGATGACCCTTCATGTGCGCTATGACCAGGAACTTGAGCAATAG
- a CDS encoding efflux RND transporter permease subunit, whose product MTNDERLAIIEKSSQQVSRGIFFSTIIIVASFLPVFLLTGQEGKLFHPLAYTKSFILLIDAVLAVTLAPVLLSFFMKGKFKTEEQNPINRGLERVYAPLINWCLTWRKTTIAINLALLAVSIPLLLSLGTEFMPPLDEGSILFMPITQPDVSNTEVKRILQVQDKIIMQVPEVKGVLGKAGRASTATDNAPLSMIETIIQLKPRAEWRAGMTKAKLIEELNGKLQIPGVVNGWTQPIINRINMLSTGIRTDVGVKVYGQQLDTIYRVSQQVRAALKGVPGVEDLYVDPITGGKYLQIDLNRPQLARYGLTVDQVNEVVEMAIGGAPVASTVEGRRRFAIGVRLAEDFRNSLPALGRIPIQTTAYGPVPLSAVATLRFENGPPMINSENAQLRGAVLFNVRGRDLGGTVSEAMKKVQSMQGKLPAGYYLEWSGQYENLISSQRTLLLILPIVLLVIFGCLYFAFHSVREALLSLVTIPFALIGGAYMVYFYGVHLSVAVAVGFIALFGLAVETGVIMVIYLNDAMQQLVARKGNSSETITKQDLREAVFNGAAKRLRPKLMTVSVALFGLVPVLWATGTGSDVMLPIVLPMIGGVFTSSTHILLVTPLIFLMTKEYELRKFGKLDVLAVKH is encoded by the coding sequence ATGACTAACGACGAGCGCCTCGCCATCATCGAGAAATCCAGCCAGCAGGTGTCGCGGGGCATTTTCTTCTCCACGATTATCATCGTGGCGTCGTTTCTGCCGGTTTTTCTGCTCACCGGGCAGGAAGGCAAGCTGTTTCATCCGCTGGCTTACACCAAGTCCTTTATCCTGCTCATTGATGCCGTGCTGGCCGTGACGCTGGCCCCGGTGCTGCTATCCTTTTTCATGAAGGGCAAGTTCAAAACCGAGGAGCAGAACCCCATCAACCGGGGCCTGGAGCGGGTGTACGCGCCCCTCATCAACTGGTGCCTGACCTGGCGCAAAACCACCATCGCCATCAACCTGGCGCTGCTGGCCGTGAGCATTCCACTGCTGCTGAGTCTGGGCACCGAGTTTATGCCGCCGCTCGACGAGGGCTCGATTCTGTTCATGCCCATTACCCAGCCCGACGTGTCGAACACCGAGGTGAAGCGCATTTTGCAGGTGCAGGACAAGATTATTATGCAGGTGCCCGAGGTGAAGGGCGTGCTGGGCAAGGCCGGCCGGGCCAGCACCGCCACCGACAACGCCCCGCTGAGCATGATTGAAACCATCATCCAGCTCAAGCCCCGCGCCGAGTGGCGGGCCGGCATGACCAAGGCCAAACTCATTGAAGAGCTGAACGGCAAGCTGCAAATCCCCGGCGTGGTGAACGGCTGGACCCAGCCCATCATCAACCGCATTAACATGCTGAGCACCGGTATTCGGACCGACGTGGGCGTAAAAGTATATGGCCAGCAGCTCGATACCATTTATCGGGTGTCGCAGCAGGTGCGGGCGGCCCTCAAAGGCGTGCCCGGCGTGGAGGACCTGTACGTGGACCCCATCACGGGCGGCAAGTACCTGCAAATCGACCTCAACCGCCCCCAGCTGGCCCGCTACGGCCTCACCGTGGACCAGGTGAACGAGGTGGTGGAAATGGCCATCGGCGGGGCCCCGGTGGCCAGCACCGTGGAGGGCCGGCGGCGCTTCGCCATCGGCGTGCGCCTGGCCGAAGACTTCCGCAACAGCCTGCCCGCGCTGGGCCGCATCCCCATCCAGACCACCGCCTACGGGCCGGTGCCGCTTTCGGCCGTGGCCACCCTGCGCTTCGAAAACGGCCCACCCATGATTAACTCCGAAAACGCCCAATTGCGCGGCGCGGTACTCTTCAACGTGCGGGGCCGCGACCTGGGCGGCACCGTGAGCGAGGCCATGAAAAAGGTGCAGAGCATGCAGGGCAAGCTGCCCGCCGGCTACTACCTGGAGTGGAGCGGACAGTACGAAAACCTCATTAGCTCGCAGCGCACGCTGCTGCTCATTCTGCCCATCGTGCTACTCGTGATTTTTGGGTGCCTGTACTTCGCCTTCCACTCGGTGCGCGAGGCGCTGCTGAGTTTGGTCACCATCCCGTTCGCCCTCATCGGCGGGGCCTACATGGTGTATTTCTACGGCGTGCATTTGTCGGTGGCGGTGGCCGTGGGCTTCATCGCCCTGTTCGGGCTGGCCGTGGAAACGGGCGTCATCATGGTCATCTATCTCAATGATGCCATGCAGCAGCTGGTGGCCCGCAAAGGCAACTCCAGCGAAACCATTACGAAGCAGGATTTGCGCGAGGCCGTGTTCAATGGTGCGGCCAAGCGCCTGCGGCCCAAGCTGATGACCGTATCGGTGGCGCTGTTCGGGCTGGTGCCGGTGCTGTGGGCCACGGGTACGGGCTCCGACGTGATGCTGCCCATCGTGCTGCCCATGATTGGGGGCGTGTTCACGTCTTCGACGCACATTCTGCTGGTCACGCCGCTGATTTTTTTGATGACCAAGGAGTACGAGCTGCGCAAGTTTGGCAAGCTGGACGTGCTCGCGGTGAAACATTAA
- a CDS encoding efflux RND transporter permease subunit, whose amino-acid sequence MIEQLISLSLRNRGVVLLLSAGLLVWGIFSIRASKIDAIPDLSENQVIVFTEWAGRGPQIIEDQVTYPLVTNLQGLAQVRAVRAASMFGMSFVYVIFNDNTDIYWARERVLERLNYAQRLLPAGLTPTLGPDGTGVGHVLWYTLKAPKLDLGEQRALQDWYVKFGLQTVPGVSEVASFGGFQPEYQVTVDPTKLTYYNVSLPQVLAAVRSNNNEAGGRKFEQGGTGYIIKTNGYIQDVATLENVPVLTRPGGVPLRLRDLGTVQMTGEARLGIFDHNGQGEAVGGIVVMRYGENADEVITRVKAKMTEVAKGLPAGVSFDIVYDRSGLIKESVANIEHTLLEEMAVVSLVVLVFLFHWRSALSILLQIPITIAASFILLNAFGISSNIMSLTGIALAIGVIVDNGIVMAENAYRNLALHQAAEEAASAGGPPDNKENVMLSEGGASLPQH is encoded by the coding sequence ATGATTGAACAACTTATTTCCCTGTCCCTGCGCAATCGGGGCGTGGTGCTGCTGCTATCGGCCGGGCTACTGGTCTGGGGTATTTTCTCCATCCGGGCCAGCAAGATTGATGCGATTCCTGACCTGTCTGAAAACCAGGTGATTGTATTCACCGAGTGGGCCGGACGCGGGCCGCAGATTATTGAGGACCAGGTGACTTATCCGCTGGTAACCAACCTGCAGGGGCTGGCCCAGGTGCGGGCCGTGCGCGCCGCCTCCATGTTCGGCATGAGCTTCGTGTACGTCATCTTCAACGACAACACCGATATCTACTGGGCCCGCGAGCGGGTGCTGGAACGCCTCAACTACGCCCAGCGGCTGCTGCCGGCCGGCCTCACCCCCACCCTCGGCCCCGATGGCACGGGCGTGGGCCACGTGCTATGGTACACCCTCAAAGCCCCCAAGCTAGACCTGGGCGAGCAGCGCGCTTTGCAGGACTGGTACGTGAAATTCGGCCTGCAAACCGTGCCCGGCGTGAGCGAAGTGGCCAGCTTCGGTGGCTTCCAGCCCGAGTACCAGGTGACGGTGGACCCCACCAAGCTCACCTACTACAATGTGAGTTTGCCGCAGGTGCTGGCCGCCGTGCGCAGCAACAACAACGAAGCCGGCGGCCGCAAATTTGAGCAGGGCGGCACCGGCTACATCATCAAAACCAATGGCTACATTCAGGACGTGGCCACCCTGGAAAACGTACCGGTCCTCACCCGCCCGGGCGGCGTGCCACTGCGCCTGCGCGACCTGGGCACGGTGCAGATGACCGGCGAAGCCCGCCTCGGCATCTTCGACCACAACGGCCAGGGCGAGGCCGTGGGCGGCATTGTGGTAATGCGCTACGGCGAGAATGCCGACGAAGTCATCACCCGCGTGAAGGCCAAGATGACCGAAGTAGCCAAGGGCCTGCCGGCCGGCGTGTCGTTCGACATCGTGTACGACCGCAGCGGGCTGATTAAGGAATCGGTGGCCAACATCGAGCACACGCTGCTGGAGGAAATGGCCGTGGTGTCGCTGGTGGTGCTGGTGTTCCTCTTCCACTGGCGCAGCGCCCTGAGCATCCTGCTCCAGATTCCGATTACCATCGCGGCCAGCTTCATTTTGCTCAATGCCTTTGGTATTTCGTCCAACATCATGTCGCTCACCGGCATCGCCCTGGCCATTGGGGTGATTGTGGATAACGGCATTGTGATGGCCGAAAATGCCTACCGCAACCTGGCGCTGCACCAGGCGGCGGAGGAAGCGGCCAGTGCGGGCGGGCCGCCGGACAACAAAGAGAACGTCATGCTGAGCGAAGGCGGAGCATCTCTACCGCAACACTAA
- a CDS encoding HYC_CC_PP family protein produces MKRLLSLFLLVSYLLSSPGLVYSMHFCGATMTGVSVAHEAACCCPVPKKPTGCCHDQKLSSTLKDVKLTTAQLKLPVLLAVPAPPVLRLAYRLPIPTYPADEPAAPLRATAAPPLACPAYVRGHAFLI; encoded by the coding sequence TTGAAACGCCTCCTCAGTCTATTCCTACTTGTAAGCTACCTGCTGTCCAGCCCCGGGTTGGTGTACAGCATGCATTTCTGTGGGGCAACGATGACGGGCGTTTCGGTGGCCCACGAAGCGGCCTGCTGCTGCCCGGTGCCCAAAAAGCCCACCGGCTGCTGCCACGACCAAAAGCTGAGCAGCACCCTCAAGGATGTGAAGCTCACCACTGCGCAGCTCAAGCTGCCGGTGCTGCTAGCCGTGCCGGCGCCGCCCGTGCTGCGGCTGGCCTACCGCCTGCCAATCCCCACTTATCCGGCCGATGAGCCGGCCGCGCCGCTGCGGGCTACCGCCGCCCCGCCACTCGCCTGCCCCGCCTACGTGCGGGGCCACGCCTTCCTGATTTAG